In Mycolicibacterium mucogenicum DSM 44124, the following are encoded in one genomic region:
- a CDS encoding ABC transporter substrate-binding protein gives MHPIRSRRSFLALAAGAAGAAVVAACSKPPASGTVAGDGSVTINHAFGSTRIPGPPKSVVCAGLTGQDELLAVGVVPIAVTEWFGNQPFAVWPWALPALGPAQPAVLNLNDGIQVDKISALKPDLIIATNAGLDADTYKKLSAIAPTIAQSGQDAFFEPWKEQATVIGQAVFKADDMKRLIDGVDAKFAGAGQANPRLGGRKMLIVNGLPTAAGVEITPAGWRTDFLTEMGIALPAGLDSFTKGQHGFVPRDQIATAFRDADVLIWTLDADDQRPAVLADPTVAQLSQAKSNRIVFPNKDLSAAITFASVLSYPAVADQLPPLLTAALA, from the coding sequence GTGCACCCGATCCGCTCGCGCCGTAGTTTCCTGGCACTGGCCGCCGGTGCAGCCGGTGCCGCGGTGGTCGCCGCATGCTCCAAGCCGCCGGCCTCGGGCACCGTCGCCGGCGACGGGTCGGTCACGATCAATCACGCATTCGGATCCACGCGCATTCCGGGACCACCGAAGAGTGTGGTGTGCGCCGGCCTCACCGGGCAGGACGAACTGCTGGCCGTCGGCGTCGTACCGATCGCCGTGACCGAGTGGTTCGGAAACCAGCCGTTCGCCGTGTGGCCATGGGCCCTACCCGCGCTCGGCCCGGCCCAGCCGGCCGTCCTGAACCTCAATGACGGCATCCAGGTGGACAAGATTTCCGCGCTGAAGCCCGACCTCATCATCGCCACCAACGCCGGATTGGACGCCGACACCTACAAGAAGCTGTCGGCGATTGCCCCGACGATCGCCCAGTCCGGCCAGGACGCCTTCTTCGAGCCCTGGAAGGAACAGGCGACCGTCATCGGGCAGGCCGTCTTCAAGGCCGACGACATGAAGCGACTCATCGACGGTGTCGACGCCAAGTTCGCCGGCGCCGGCCAGGCCAACCCGCGGCTCGGGGGCCGAAAGATGTTGATCGTCAACGGTCTTCCGACTGCCGCGGGCGTCGAGATCACACCGGCGGGCTGGCGCACCGACTTCCTCACCGAGATGGGCATCGCCCTCCCGGCCGGGCTGGACTCGTTCACCAAGGGACAACACGGTTTCGTGCCCCGCGACCAGATCGCCACGGCCTTCCGCGACGCCGACGTGCTGATCTGGACGCTCGACGCCGACGATCAGCGGCCCGCGGTGCTGGCCGACCCGACCGTCGCGCAACTGAGCCAGGCCAAGTCCAACCGGATCGTCTTCCCCAACAAGGATCTGTCCGCGGCCATCACGTTCGCCTCCGTGCTGTCCTACCCCGCCGTGGCCGACCAGCTGCCACCCCTGCTGACCGCGGCGCTGGCCTGA
- a CDS encoding GNAT family N-acetyltransferase translates to MHPTDLSRVHNVHTARLVHTADLDAETREGARQMVIDAYDGDFSDADWEHCLGGMHALICRHGAIIAHGAVVQRRLIYRNSALRCGYVEAVAVREDWRGQGLATAVLDAVEQVVRGAYEIGALSSSDAGRPIYTARGWLPWRGTTSVLAPAGVNRTPEDDHSLFVLPVSVEVDTTADITCDWRDGDVW, encoded by the coding sequence GTGCACCCCACGGATCTCTCCCGCGTACACAACGTTCACACGGCGCGGTTGGTCCACACCGCTGATCTCGATGCCGAGACCCGCGAGGGTGCGCGGCAGATGGTCATCGACGCCTACGACGGCGATTTCTCGGATGCCGACTGGGAGCACTGCCTGGGTGGCATGCATGCGTTGATCTGCCGGCACGGCGCGATCATCGCGCACGGCGCTGTCGTCCAGCGCCGGCTGATCTACCGCAACTCCGCCCTGCGGTGCGGTTACGTCGAAGCCGTTGCGGTCCGCGAGGACTGGCGGGGCCAGGGGCTGGCGACGGCGGTCCTCGACGCCGTCGAGCAGGTGGTCCGCGGCGCCTACGAGATCGGGGCACTCAGTTCCTCGGACGCGGGTCGGCCGATCTACACCGCGCGGGGTTGGCTGCCGTGGCGGGGCACGACGTCCGTGCTGGCGCCGGCCGGTGTCAATCGCACGCCCGAAGACGACCATTCGCTGTTCGTGCTGCCGGTTTCGGTCGAGGTCGACACCACCGCCGACATCACCTGTGACTGGCGCGACGGCGACGTCTGGTGA
- a CDS encoding 5-oxoprolinase subunit B family protein — protein sequence MTVTVDKVDTTMLGTVRDYGDQALLLELNSTAEVLAWTDTLKAANLPGVLDIVPASRTILVKLAAPRYRIPTEQRLSKLRLGEIDNAEASAPQQPDLIIDVVYDGMDLDEVAKLTGLTPDEVVAAHTGSLWRVAFGGFTPGFAYLVGGDERLQVPRRSEPRTRVPAGSVALAGEFGGVYPRETPGGWQLIGRTDATLWDLEREQPALLVPGMHVQFRAIG from the coding sequence ATGACCGTCACAGTGGACAAAGTTGACACGACGATGCTCGGCACCGTCCGCGACTATGGCGACCAGGCGCTGCTCCTGGAATTGAACAGCACCGCCGAGGTCCTGGCGTGGACCGACACGCTGAAAGCGGCGAACCTGCCCGGTGTCCTGGACATCGTCCCGGCATCGCGGACCATCCTGGTCAAGCTCGCCGCACCGCGATATCGCATCCCCACCGAGCAGCGGCTGTCCAAGCTCCGCCTCGGGGAGATCGACAACGCCGAGGCCAGCGCCCCGCAGCAGCCCGACTTGATCATCGACGTCGTGTACGACGGCATGGATCTCGACGAGGTCGCCAAGCTGACCGGGCTGACCCCGGACGAGGTGGTCGCCGCACACACCGGGTCGCTGTGGCGCGTCGCGTTCGGCGGCTTCACGCCGGGCTTCGCCTATCTGGTCGGTGGCGACGAGCGACTCCAGGTCCCGCGCCGCAGCGAGCCGCGCACGCGCGTGCCGGCGGGCTCGGTGGCCCTCGCCGGGGAGTTCGGCGGCGTCTACCCCCGCGAGACCCCGGGCGGCTGGCAGTTGATCGGCCGGACCGACGCCACACTGTGGGACCTCGAACGGGAACAGCCGGCGTTGCTGGTTCCGGGCATGCACGTGCAATTCCGGGCGATCGGTTAG
- a CDS encoding sirohydrochlorin chelatase, which yields MNPVLVAHGTRKGSGVAMIGKLAEQVSGLLDRRVHTAFVDVLGPTPAEVLSALPPGPAVVVPAFLSSGYHVHNDIPAGIAESGHRDVTVAPALGPSTAMVRVLADRLIESGWRPSDSVVLAAAGTSDPRAAGDLRRTCAMLSATLGSRVELAFAINGTHWVGDVVARLRKRGAERIAVASYLLADGLFQDRLYTCGADVVTDPLGLHPGVAKLVAHRFRTARLSLAA from the coding sequence ATGAACCCCGTCCTCGTTGCCCACGGCACCCGCAAGGGCTCGGGTGTCGCGATGATCGGCAAGCTGGCCGAGCAGGTCAGCGGACTGTTGGACCGCCGCGTGCACACCGCGTTCGTCGACGTCCTCGGGCCCACACCGGCCGAGGTGCTGTCGGCGCTGCCGCCCGGCCCGGCCGTCGTCGTTCCGGCCTTCCTGTCGTCGGGCTACCACGTCCACAACGACATTCCCGCAGGTATCGCCGAAAGCGGCCACCGGGACGTCACAGTGGCGCCGGCGCTCGGGCCCTCGACCGCGATGGTCCGGGTGCTCGCCGACCGGCTCATCGAATCAGGCTGGCGGCCATCGGATTCCGTGGTACTGGCCGCTGCCGGCACCTCAGACCCGCGCGCTGCCGGCGACCTGCGCCGGACGTGCGCCATGCTGTCGGCGACGCTGGGCAGCCGCGTCGAGCTCGCGTTCGCGATCAATGGCACGCACTGGGTCGGCGACGTGGTGGCCCGGCTGCGGAAGCGTGGCGCCGAGCGCATCGCCGTGGCGTCATACCTCTTGGCCGACGGACTCTTTCAGGACCGCCTGTACACCTGCGGCGCCGACGTCGTGACCGACCCGCTGGGCCTGCACCCGGGCGTGGCCAAGCTGGTGGCACACCGTTTCCGGACGGCCCGGTTGTCACTGGCCGCGTAG
- a CDS encoding DUF732 domain-containing protein — translation MTARVITGQLLAALAVAALGISAPASADVGTGQMAACAERGNPLDCVPTNAAANAAELAYLTELHGRMQSSDADLLKTGRLTCNMFVYAGQPTGDAVNDISKSLKVNKASATFVMDMAMVHLCPGLNIGADGVPRPRY, via the coding sequence ATGACTGCGCGTGTGATCACCGGTCAGTTGTTGGCGGCTCTGGCGGTGGCTGCTCTAGGCATTTCTGCCCCCGCATCGGCTGATGTCGGAACGGGCCAGATGGCGGCCTGCGCCGAACGGGGTAATCCGCTCGACTGCGTGCCGACGAATGCCGCCGCCAATGCCGCGGAACTCGCCTATCTCACCGAGCTGCACGGCCGGATGCAGAGCAGCGATGCCGACCTACTCAAAACTGGGCGTCTGACCTGCAATATGTTCGTGTACGCCGGTCAGCCGACGGGTGATGCCGTGAACGACATCTCCAAATCCCTGAAGGTGAACAAGGCCTCCGCGACTTTCGTGATGGATATGGCGATGGTGCATCTGTGCCCGGGTCTGAACATCGGCGCCGACGGAGTACCGCGTCCCCGCTATTGA
- a CDS encoding patatin-like phospholipase family protein — MVHRPDDSPAVPVKTADLVLSGGGVKAIGLVGSVVALGDAGYRVSRVSGTSAGSLVGAVIAAANRRQPAGCQLSGDQLRELAMSLPYRKFLDPVGTSRIPVVGKYWTAFRGQGMYRGDAIHDWVDGELRNLGVRTFGDLALDDRELPPEQRYRLVVTVADITRGTLVRLPWDYRRMYGLDPDEQSVADAVSASMAIPFFFRPVTITSASGTTSTLIDGGLLSNFPMYSLDRTDGKVPRWPSFGITVTAQRPAQGDGDPGPGLAPVVDLPGAPHLLENLINTALLGHDQTYLRQPSVAARTIVVDAAGIGYLNFDISQADRKRLYDNGYSAANEFLNTWDWPAYLHRFHAGSA, encoded by the coding sequence ATGGTGCACAGGCCCGACGACTCCCCCGCGGTCCCGGTCAAGACCGCCGATCTGGTGCTGTCGGGCGGCGGTGTCAAGGCCATCGGATTGGTCGGCTCCGTCGTCGCTCTCGGCGATGCGGGCTACCGCGTCAGCCGGGTCTCCGGGACGTCGGCCGGGTCCCTGGTGGGCGCCGTCATCGCCGCCGCGAACCGTCGCCAGCCGGCCGGGTGCCAGCTCAGCGGTGACCAACTCCGGGAGCTGGCGATGTCGCTGCCCTACCGCAAATTCCTGGATCCCGTTGGCACCAGCCGAATCCCGGTGGTCGGCAAGTACTGGACGGCCTTCCGCGGCCAGGGGATGTACCGCGGCGACGCCATTCACGACTGGGTCGACGGCGAGCTGCGCAATCTGGGCGTCCGCACTTTCGGCGATCTGGCGCTCGACGACCGCGAGCTGCCGCCGGAGCAGCGCTACCGCCTGGTCGTCACGGTCGCCGACATCACGCGCGGCACGCTGGTCCGACTGCCGTGGGACTACCGCCGGATGTACGGCCTCGACCCCGACGAACAGTCCGTCGCGGACGCGGTCAGCGCGTCCATGGCCATCCCGTTCTTCTTCCGGCCAGTGACGATCACGAGCGCCTCGGGCACGACGTCGACGCTGATCGACGGCGGCCTGCTGTCGAACTTTCCGATGTACTCGCTGGATCGCACCGACGGCAAGGTCCCGCGCTGGCCCAGCTTCGGCATCACCGTGACGGCCCAGCGACCCGCCCAGGGTGACGGCGACCCGGGCCCGGGTCTGGCACCGGTCGTTGATCTGCCCGGTGCCCCGCACCTCCTGGAGAACCTCATCAACACCGCATTGCTCGGTCATGACCAGACTTATCTGCGGCAGCCGTCCGTCGCGGCGCGCACGATAGTGGTCGACGCGGCCGGCATCGGTTACCTGAATTTCGACATTTCCCAGGCTGACCGGAAGAGGCTATATGACAACGGCTACTCGGCCGCAAACGAATTCCTGAATACCTGGGACTGGCCTGCTTACCTACATCGATTTCACGCGGGTTCGGCGTGA
- a CDS encoding queuosine precursor transporter, producing MFDVTVAERPEQHARFAQVGSAYYPILIAVFTALVIISNVTATKGVAFGPIITDGGFIVFPLTYIIGDVLSEVYGFKAARRAIYLGFAMNILAALTFWATIYLPAADFYPNQAHFENVVHSYTQLIIAGLAGFIVGQTINAWVVVAIKERTKEKHLWARLVGSTFAGQLGDTLVFCAIAANAIGISTFHDFAVYTGQGWLYKTAVEIVFLPVTYRVISYIKRREPTYEFAV from the coding sequence ATGTTCGACGTGACCGTCGCCGAGCGCCCCGAACAGCACGCCCGCTTCGCGCAAGTCGGATCGGCCTACTATCCGATCCTGATCGCGGTGTTCACGGCCCTGGTGATCATTTCCAACGTCACCGCCACCAAGGGCGTGGCCTTCGGCCCGATCATCACCGACGGCGGCTTCATCGTCTTCCCGCTCACCTACATCATCGGCGACGTGTTGTCGGAGGTGTACGGCTTCAAGGCCGCGCGGCGGGCCATCTATCTCGGCTTCGCCATGAATATCCTTGCCGCCCTGACCTTCTGGGCGACGATCTACCTGCCGGCCGCCGACTTCTACCCGAACCAGGCGCACTTCGAGAACGTCGTGCACTCCTACACGCAGCTGATCATCGCCGGGCTCGCCGGCTTCATCGTCGGGCAGACGATCAATGCGTGGGTCGTGGTGGCCATCAAGGAACGCACCAAGGAGAAGCACCTGTGGGCGCGCCTGGTCGGCTCGACGTTCGCCGGGCAACTCGGTGACACGCTGGTGTTCTGCGCCATCGCCGCCAATGCCATCGGCATCAGCACCTTCCACGACTTCGCCGTCTACACCGGCCAGGGCTGGCTGTACAAGACCGCCGTCGAGATCGTTTTCCTGCCGGTGACGTACCGGGTGATCAGCTACATCAAGCGCCGCGAACCGACGTACGAATTTGCTGTCTGA
- a CDS encoding uroporphyrinogen-III synthase, which translates to MSDPERAPLTGFRVAVTSARRADELCTLLRRRGATVIAAPAISMVPLPDDDELRTNTQALLEVPPDVLIATTGIGFRGWMSAADDWGLSSELTDALSRARIVSRGPKATGALRAAGLPEEWSPDSESSREVLGYLLQGGISGMRIAVQLHGATDEWDPFPEFLDELRRAGADVVPIRVYRWQPVPSGGAFDSLVGDIAERRLDAVSFTSAPAVAATLMRATELGVNEQVLDAFRGPVHAMCVGPVTARPLARLGVPTSAPERMRLGALARHIADELPVLQTRKLRAAGHDLEIRGTCVVVDGVVKDLSPAGMSIVRALALRPGAVVSRQELLAALPGSGSDTHAVETAVLRLRTTLGDKEIVATVVKRGYRLAVDDYSAGAR; encoded by the coding sequence ATGAGTGATCCCGAACGGGCCCCGCTCACCGGATTTCGGGTGGCGGTGACTTCCGCACGACGTGCCGATGAGCTGTGCACCCTGCTGCGCCGCCGCGGCGCGACGGTGATCGCTGCCCCCGCCATCTCGATGGTCCCGCTGCCCGACGACGACGAGCTCCGCACGAATACCCAGGCGCTACTCGAAGTGCCGCCCGACGTCCTGATCGCCACGACCGGCATCGGATTCCGCGGCTGGATGTCCGCCGCCGACGACTGGGGCCTGTCAAGTGAACTGACCGATGCCCTCAGCCGCGCCCGGATCGTCTCACGCGGACCCAAAGCCACCGGCGCGCTGCGGGCGGCCGGCCTGCCCGAGGAATGGTCGCCCGATTCCGAGTCGTCCCGCGAGGTGCTGGGCTACCTGCTGCAGGGTGGCATCTCCGGCATGCGGATCGCCGTTCAGCTGCACGGCGCCACCGATGAATGGGACCCGTTCCCCGAGTTTCTCGACGAGCTGCGCCGCGCCGGCGCCGACGTCGTCCCCATCAGGGTGTACCGGTGGCAGCCGGTGCCGTCCGGCGGTGCGTTCGACTCGCTGGTCGGCGATATCGCCGAGCGCCGGCTCGACGCCGTCAGCTTCACCTCGGCGCCCGCAGTCGCGGCGACGCTGATGCGCGCGACCGAACTCGGCGTCAATGAGCAAGTGCTGGACGCGTTTCGGGGCCCGGTGCACGCCATGTGCGTCGGGCCGGTGACAGCGCGGCCGCTGGCCCGGCTCGGGGTGCCGACATCCGCTCCCGAGCGCATGCGCCTGGGAGCGCTGGCGCGCCACATCGCCGATGAGCTGCCCGTGCTGCAGACCCGGAAGCTGCGGGCAGCCGGACACGATCTCGAGATCCGCGGCACCTGCGTCGTGGTCGACGGTGTCGTCAAGGACCTTTCGCCGGCCGGGATGTCCATCGTGCGGGCGCTGGCGCTGCGGCCGGGTGCGGTGGTGTCACGGCAGGAACTGCTGGCCGCGTTGCCGGGCAGCGGGTCGGACACCCATGCCGTCGAGACCGCGGTGCTGCGCCTGCGAACCACGTTGGGCGACAAGGAGATCGTCGCGACCGTGGTGAAGCGCGGCTACCGGCTGGCGGTCGACGACTACTCGGCAGGTGCGCGATGA
- a CDS encoding 5-oxoprolinase/urea amidolyase family protein has translation MTATLEILKTGPLALVEDLGRPGLAHMGVSRSGAADRRSHTLANRLVANPNDRATIEVTFGGFSARVHGGGKEGVAVAVTGADADPSANGIPFGTNSIHYAHDGEVISLGAPRTGLRSYVAVRGGFVVDPVLGSRSYDVMSAIGPRPLQAGDLLTIGAHPAEFPELDQAPVAAIAEDLLELLVVPGPRDDWFVDPDALVHTEWVVTDRSDRVGMRLNGRPLQHRWPDRQLPSEGATRGAIQVPPNGLPVILGPDHPVTGGYPVIGVVADHDIDKVGQIRPGQHVRMHWSKPRQPFGA, from the coding sequence ATGACCGCAACACTCGAAATCCTGAAGACCGGCCCGCTCGCGCTCGTCGAGGATCTGGGCCGGCCCGGCCTGGCCCACATGGGTGTCAGCCGCTCGGGCGCGGCCGATCGCCGCTCGCATACGCTGGCCAACCGGCTGGTGGCCAACCCGAACGACCGCGCCACCATCGAGGTGACGTTCGGCGGCTTCTCCGCCCGGGTTCACGGCGGCGGCAAAGAGGGCGTGGCGGTGGCCGTCACCGGCGCCGACGCCGACCCCTCCGCGAACGGAATCCCGTTCGGCACCAACAGCATCCACTACGCACACGACGGTGAGGTGATCTCCCTGGGTGCACCCCGCACCGGTCTGCGTAGTTACGTCGCGGTCCGCGGCGGCTTCGTCGTCGACCCCGTGCTCGGCTCCCGCAGCTACGACGTCATGTCGGCGATCGGCCCGCGGCCGCTGCAGGCCGGAGACCTGCTGACCATCGGTGCGCACCCCGCGGAGTTCCCCGAGCTGGATCAGGCGCCCGTGGCGGCCATCGCCGAGGACCTGCTGGAACTGCTGGTGGTCCCCGGTCCGCGGGATGACTGGTTCGTCGACCCCGACGCTCTGGTGCACACCGAGTGGGTCGTGACCGATCGCAGCGACCGCGTCGGCATGCGCCTCAACGGGCGGCCACTGCAGCACCGCTGGCCGGACCGCCAGCTGCCCAGCGAGGGCGCCACGCGGGGGGCAATCCAGGTGCCGCCCAACGGTTTACCGGTGATTCTCGGCCCCGACCATCCGGTCACCGGCGGGTACCCGGTGATCGGTGTCGTCGCCGACCACGACATCGACAAGGTGGGGCAGATCCGGCCCGGACAGCACGTGCGGATGCACTGGTCCAAGCCGCGTCAACCGTTCGGTGCCTGA